The Mauremys reevesii isolate NIE-2019 linkage group 19, ASM1616193v1, whole genome shotgun sequence genomic sequence GCTGCCACCATTCCTGGCATTGGCGCTCTGGCTCTTCCTCTTGCAGATCTAATGTCTGTCAAAAGGATGATGGAGAAACTGGGGGCTCCGAAGACACACTTAGAGCTGAAGAAGATGATCTCTGAAGTGACTGGAGGGGTTAGCGAAACCATCTCTTACCAGGACTTCGTCAACGTGATGCTTGGCAAGCGCTCTGCTGTCCTTAAATTGTGAGTGTCGGAGGGAGTCACTGTGGGGGGAGTCAGAGTCCAGCCAGGGTGAGGGCTGAGCCTGAGGAGGGGGTCACgtagtgtggggagggggctgaagtTGTGGTGGCTCCAGGCCCTGTTTGCTTTCAATCTACCTTCCAGAGCTAGACAATGTGGCCAGGTCCAGGGGTAGGGCTATCCTAGGTCTGTCACCACCTCATGCTGCCAGGAATGCACTACAGAGGTGCCTGGTGTATTGGGAAGAGGCTTCCTCCTGCATTGACATGGCAGGGTTGAAGCAGCTCCCAAGCGCACAGGGCACAATACCCTGGAGTACTCGGCCATTTGCATGGTTGAGCATATGGCCCGTCTCACAGCCCACCTAGGTGGTGCGCCACACAGTCACAATACATCTGTCACGGGGTGCTAGcttgatctagctagcttgggtGCTGATAGAAACGAAGCCACGGCACCACGTGCCTCAGCACGGGCTTCCCAAGCCTGCCTGGAACCCTGGGTCATTACTCCCGGGGCTACCCCCTTACTGTAGCCTGTGCTGCCATAATTCACTGCACTGGTAGCCAAGCTAGCTAGATCGCGTCTACGTGAGCTGTAGTCACGCTCTGTGATTGCAGGACAGACATAGCCTTGTACCCAGACTGAGGGTGACTCGCATGCTGTGGCttggtgtgtgtccacacaggTGCTCCCCAGAGACCACCCAGGTCCTTTCACACTCATGCCCCAGTACAACCCTAGACTGTGGTAGTGGGGAAAGGCTAGTGTAGCATTAGgtccttttgtctctctcccaccTGAGTCTGTCTGGGTTTGCAGGACAGTAGGTTCCCTCTTGCTGTCCTACCTGAAAGGTGTCTGCACTGAACTGGGAATTCAGCGACAGTGCAGAGAAGCTGGGAGGCTCCTGTCATTTGCCTCTTTGTACAGAATCCCCCTTTCCATCTCCTCACATCCATTCCAGAGTCACCCCTGCTGGGTGCCAAGGTTTTCCTTGTTCCCTTGGCATCGGAGTGGGTGGAGGAGGCACGTTTGAAGCAGTacatatgggggaggggaggtactTCTACTGTGGTATGAGCCACTGGTGTAAGCTTCTCATAGCCTTTTGTGCCTTCCTGACAAGGGCGGTGAAAGCTCTGCTGTTGTAACAAATGGCTTCTGGGCACCAGCTTGGCTGCTCCTTGCAATGGGGTGGAGTCTACgggctccttccccaccctcctaaAGCCTCTCTGCCTTTCCTGGCCACCAACCATGCTAGCACTGCTTTTGTGCTTACCCAAGATGGATAGACGGGgtcctctctcctctgtgcccCTCGTCCGTTTCTGAAGGATACCTCCAGTGCGACTAGCTCTCCAAAGTGGATGTTAAGGGAATCATTTTGTTCCCCACACCAGCAGAACTATTGCCACTAATCTGCTGTGTATTTATGGTAGTGAAAATCTTTACCACTCCTCTCCCCTTAACTGCCCTTGGTTAGCACGTTAGTGAAGGATGTTTCTGGGGTTTTCTCTCCCAGCGATGGATTTGTTCCTGGTAGTTCCATGACTCCTACTACAAATGCTCATGAGTGTTCCCTTGGCAACCTTCTTCCCCTGCTGAAGCCTGTTTGACACTCTCCATCCTCTGCCCCAATATGACTAGTTTTAGATAGACAGGTCCCTTCTCAGCAGACACCCAAACAAGCATCCTATTGTCCTCAGGCCAGGGTTGAGTTTCTGCTCCAATTGTAAATGCGACATTCCAGTTCCAGCAAAAGCCACCAAACCAAGGAAGCAGCTGGCAACAGCTAAGTGGCTACAATTCTTAGGGAGGAAAAAAGCAGTGACAGTTAAAAAGCATTCTGGATTCTCTTTCCAATTACTACCCCACCCAATCGGCTGTCACTCCTTGTCCAGCACACAGTCGCTGTGGATTGCGTGTTGTTGCTTCTGAATGTGCATGCAGTGTAGTTATGCTGACCAACGCACATGTCTGTAGGCATAGTGTATTAGAAGCAGTGGTCTGCCATGTGTTCTCAATCAACTTCAAGTGGCTGCCTGAAGTGAACATACGAATCCCTTGCGCACTCAGATGAGAACCAAATAGGCGACTTTGCAAGTGGCATTCAAGGCACAACTTTTATGGCTACTTCAAAGATGAGAGATCTTGTACTGTGTTGGCAATACTGCCCCCTACTGGCTACAGAGTAGTGGTGGCCATAGGGAAATAGCACACCCATATTTTTGCAGTTTAGAGTGGACAAATAAAAACATAAGCAAGTTACTGTTCTGCACATCTATAAGGCCTAACATCTGGGGATCTCTGAGCACTTTGCTGGCATGTATTGAGCCTCACAACACTCCCGTGCAATGCAGAACATCTCTGTTTCACTGATAGGGAAATGGATACGTGGAAGGGTGAAGACTGCCCAAAGTATGTCAGGGGCAGAGCTAGAAAtaaaacccaggaatcctgacagACAGTTTTTCAGTCCAACTATCAGATTTTCTAATGTAGTAGCAAGACCTTGTTGTTTTCCAGCAGATGTTGTCGATCCTGGTGATGGGTTAAACTTGCACCTGTTTTCTTAATTCATGCTTctgactgtttgtttttttccagagtCATGCTGTTTGAAGGAAAAGCCAATGAAAACATCCCAAAACCTTCTGGCCCGCCTCCAGAGAGAGATATTGCCAGTCTTCCCTGAAGGCAATAGGCTGAGAGCCAAATCTATCAGCACTATGGTGGTCTGTAAGGAGGGttacctgttttgttacttttaCATTGGTCAGTCTTAGTAATAGAAACTAATCTGCCTTAGAAGAGGAATGACAAGGGAAGCCCAGGGACCCCCAGTCCACAGGTAGCTGTCTCTTTGCTGCATCTCCTAGCCAGTTTCATCTGTAGCAAAAGTGTAAACATGAAACCAAAAATAACTGCAACCCCACCTGTGGTTCTCAGGTGAGAAATTGCTGATTGTTCTCTGTGGTTTCTAGCATGGATCTCTCTGCTAGAAAGGGCTGCCTCCTTTTGAACAGGTGGATCCTGAGCCACAGTGAATCAAATGCTGAATCTGCATTCGGCACAGAGCATCCTCCCGTCACTCCCATGGGAAATTGGCATGTTCTTAACATGGCCTTGTTGCCAGTCGCCACCTTGCTATCTGCGTTCCCTGTGGCTGCTGTTTAGTACTGCCATGCCACAGGTAGTAAAGTGCCTTCTCCGCTCTATCCTACACCTCACAGCTTCTGACTAGTTCCTTTCCCACTGAACCTGAACAGCAATTGTCCAGCCAAATGCAAGTAAATCTTTCACCGTTGTGGCCTGCTGTCCTAGACTAGGATGGGAAGGTGGATGTACATTTGAGACTGGCTGGCTGGCTAGGTCCTTGCCCAGGCAGGTGAAAACAGCCCTTTGGGATCATAGTGGGGGGATGCTAGTCATTTGGGAGAAGGGCAGGTAACTGCTGAGGCTTGGAGGCCTGGAGCCTGACACTGAAGAAGGAATCTTGGACCCCTTCCACATACTCCTACATCCCATTGAACAGTAGGTCCCAGTATCTGCTCCTCTGATTTATCCCAGCATTGTTGGGTCTGAGCCTAGTGCTTGCTGTTAAATTTCCCCAGAACACCTGTGACACTCGTCCCTGTCCCAGTTCTGTTGCCTTTTCACAAGCCAAAGTGAACCCCAGTTACAGATTGATACCTCTCCACCTGTCCTGGCTGAGGAAAAGCTCCACTCAGCCCTCCTGCACCATGTGGCATCCTCTATTTTCATGGAGCCTGTTGGTTTGTGAATGATGCAGAACCTCCCTGTTTTACTGCTGAGATTTGACCTCATGCCCTGTGAAGCTCATGGCAGGGTTTGAGGAGACATTATGGTGTTGGGCTGGATATTTACATCTTACTGTTCTAGAAGTTGCTATGGTAGGTTAAGAGGAGAGGTGAGGGAGCCCTGTAAAACTCTGTTAGCTCTCCTTATTTGCATAAGAGCCACTGCTGCAATACAATAAATACCCAGTGCTGCGTCTTTTGGAGCTTTAAGTCAATACTCTAAGGATCACTTTTTTTAAGGTAAAGAACTGGCCTTACTGAACGCATGCTAATTGGCTATCCCAGTAGAACTAATTCAGACTTGGGAAAACATCCAGTTCCAGGATGCACTGGATCTGGTGCCAAACTGGAATGGCTCTTTGGGACTCTGTTTCCTTTCGTTGTTGATCAGGAGAGTGGAAGAGATTTTGCTGGAGTTAGTTACATCTTGCATGTTTCTTCCTGAACTAGGGTGCAAATCCATAAGAGTCTGGACCTGTTAAAGCCTCTGGGTGagatcctggccctactgaaatcaatgggaattttgctctTGACTTTCTAATGAGGCCCAGATTTCCCACTCCGTCTTGCAGTTCTAAGGCAGGCTAAATTCTCACTGACATCCTTCAGTATTTTGCCTGCCCAAGGTGTAAGATTAAGCCCTAAGTGTACTTCTCAAGCTGTCTGCAGGAACATGTGGATTCTTTAGTAGTTACCATATAAGCAAACAAGTGACTTAAAGAATTCCTGCATAGCTGTAACTTAAAGGAGCTCATACCAGCAATGAGACTAAAAATAGGCAGGAATTGCCCTCCCGATCACAATCACTGGCCTCCAACCAGAagacaacaaaaaacttccatcTGTGACTATGGTGCAGGACAGAGAGCAAGCGCCCTGGAGGGTCCCTCTTTGACCAAGGGGAATAAGCCCTTACAACTGTGATCTCCTTTTTAGAAATTAGAGAAACTATTCTGTTAAGTCATTTGTGGTAGAAGCTGTTGATCCATTGTCTGCTTATATTTATATAGTTAAAATGTAAACTTCATAATATATTGGGTTTGTTTTCCTTGTAATGTGAATAAGTGGCTGGCTTCTGAAGCTTGCAGCTTCCCTATTCTCCAGGGACCGATCCGTTCAATTGCCTAGAATAAATCCTGTTTTAAGAGCTAGTTCAACTGGCTGTATCTTGCACCTGAAatgttggaggtggtgggagaaCAAGCCCAGCTTTTTTGCCTTCGAATTTCACAGAAAAGGCCTGTGATGTTCTGAACCTGTAGGTGAAGGAAACGGGACTCCAGTCTGAGTCCTTAAACGGGCCCAGAAAGAATTGTGAATGTGTCTGTTTGTCCATATTGATGCTCTCAAAACCTCCCAGATTAGACCTTTCTCCTGCAAACATACTCCTTTCTATGTGTTTGAATTTATTCTCATGCAGTCAGTTGACTACTCTGCGATTAAAATTGAGCACATGACATTTTTTTTTATGGGA encodes the following:
- the AIF1L gene encoding allograft inflammatory factor 1-like isoform X4; protein product: MAVTLNSRFQGGKAYGQRRAQQEGRLEEINKEFLCDPKFSDEEDLEEKLAVFKDLMSVKRMMEKLGAPKTHLELKKMISEVTGGVSETISYQDFVNVMLGKRSAVLKLVMLFEGKANENIPKPSGPPPERDIASLP
- the AIF1L gene encoding allograft inflammatory factor 1-like isoform X5, translated to MEFDLNNQGEIDLMSVKRMMEKLGAPKTHLELKKMISEVTGGVSETISYQDFVNVMLGKRSAVLKLVMLFEGKANENIPKPSGPPPERDIASLP
- the AIF1L gene encoding allograft inflammatory factor 1-like isoform X2 — its product is MTGASGHLPWQIVVVLGQQELVSSHPKCLSFLTTPPFWEKNIPTALLSMVQQEFLCDPKFSDEEDLEEKLAVFKDLMSVKRMMEKLGAPKTHLELKKMISEVTGGVSETISYQDFVNVMLGKRSAVLKLVMLFEGKANENIPKPSGPPPERDIASLP
- the AIF1L gene encoding allograft inflammatory factor 1-like isoform X3 yields the protein MAVTLNSRFQGGKAYGQRRAQQEGRLEEINKEFLCDPKFSDEEDLEEKLAVFKEKYMEFDLNNQGEIDLMSVKRMMEKLGAPKTHLELKKMISEVTGGVSETISYQDFVNVMLGKRSAVLKLVMLFEGKANENIPKPSGPPPERDIASLP